The genomic stretch ACTTACCAGGGTATAGGTGAATGTACCAACAGTACCTGTAGGTACGGCAACCGTTACGGAGTTTCCGGCAACGGTAGTTACCGTTTGAACCGGGCCGCCATTGATCGTATAACTGAATGTGTAGGGCGCAGTGGCATTTGCTCCCGTAAATGTAATATCTGGCGAAGCTGCATTCTGACAGACCGAAGTAGTGCCACTTATACTTGCTGTTGGCAATGGATTAACTGTAACCACTGCTGAACCGGTTTGTGCCTGGCTGCAGGCCGTACTGCTTCCATCCTGTACGCTTACCAATGTATACGTGAATACTCCAACCGTGTTGGTGGGAACTGCAACAGTAACTGAATTACCAGCTACCGTAGTAACCGTTTGAACCGGGCCACCGTTTATTGTATAACTGAACGTATAAGGCGCTGTTCCGGTTGCACCGGTAAACGTAATATTGGGTGAGGCGGCATTCTGGCATACGGCCGTAGTGCCGCTTATGTTTGCCGTGGGCAATGGATTTACGGTTATGGTAACCTGTTGACCTGTTACCGTATTTACACACAAGGCAGACCCGGTAGTTCTCACACTGTCCAGCGTATAAACAAATATACCGGCTGCAGTGGTGGGCGCAGTGATCGTTGCTGATGTACCACTTGGGCCTGGGCTGCTGACATTTAAAGCAGGTCCCCCATTTATGTTGTAATAAAAAGTATAAGGTGCCGTGCTGGCCGAACCGGTAAATACAATGACCGGATCAGGGGTTGAGTTCTGGCATACAGCAATGCTTCCATCAATGATCGCAGATGGCAATGGTAATACGGTTACCTGGTGAGAGACTGTATCCGTTAAACAACCCGGTGTTGTAATAGCAGTATATCTTACCGTGTACGTTCCGGGTGCTGTAAATGTATGCAGCGGGTTTCTCACTATAGAATTATTTGCAGCTCCGCTGGCAGGGTCGCCAAAATCCCACCAGAAAGCATAGGTTGCCTTGGGGATCTGCGGGGTGGTTTCCGTGAACTGGTAAGGTTCGGCTACGCATTTGCCTGCTGTCCAGTTGAAGTCGGGTACCGGTGGAGATGATATCTGCAGATCAAAATCAATATCCTGTGCATTACCGCAACCATCGGGGTTTGCACTGTTATAAGCAGTGATGGTAACAGGATATGTTCCCACAACTGCAAAATTATACAAAGTAGGAAGTGAATACCAGTAAATGGTCTTTCCGCCAACCACCGTTGTTGAATCGGGGCCTCCCACACCGGGTACACAGGTGCTATATATCTGCGTGGGTGGCGTTGCTGGCGGACCAGGAAGCTGGCTTAGATTCCATTGAATGGAATCTGCACAATAAGGCAGTGATACCTTAAAGCGGAATGGCGCTCCTGTGCATACAGAAGGGGTCTGTTCAATTCCATACTGTGTTTGAACCAATATCTGCTGGTAAAGGTCTTTAATGTTTGTACCCGCGTTATACCCGTAAGACTCCGCATTGCCAAAACCATAGGCGATGGCATTGAAGCCTGAATCGGAACGTATGATATGTGCACCGGGTACAACATTGAGCCGGAGATAAGAATAATTAGGATCCTGGGGATGGGGCACAAAACCGCCCCAGGGAATGCCGTCAAATGTAAATGAACTGATTCCCGTTCCCCCGGTGGGGATCACCACGTTGACCCAGTGCGTGGAGATACCGAAATTCGGTGTGGCATTCCATAATACGGTGTTTATATTCTGTTCAACAGCGCTCAGGTAGATCACTTCAGGATCGCCGGGGTTTCCGTTTCCGCATGCCCCCTGCGAAGTAAAATACTGGGCCACCATGATCGGCTTATCGGCCTCGATCATCTGCGGCTGGTTGGTGGCTGCTATCTCATAATAGAACCCTGGAATTATTGTAGGAATTCCATTGATCAGCACATTGGTGGTTGGGTCAGGCACACATATCCGGTAAATATTATTTGCCTGGTTCCCCCCTGCCGGTGCAGTAAGGTATTTTTTACCCCATGCTGATTTGGGTACCGATTGTACCATATAGTTATCGGAAGAAGAACTGTTGGCATTACAGGTGATACTGATCCGGCCACTGCCTGAGAATACAGCTATTCTTTTACAACCATTACCCGTGCTTACGCTCCTGATGGCTGACCCGGTAAGATCCACTGCCGTAAAAGGATTGGTATTTGGTGGTGGGCCGCCACCGGTGAGCACACCCATTACATTATAGATCTGGCCCTGTGTCAGGGTTACTGTATAGGTAGTTCCCGCTACCCATCCCCCGGTGGTAACAACCCCCGCAATATTAGCCTGGGGGGTGATCTCGACCGTGGTGGTGCCGGTATCGGTGGCAATCACATAAAACCAGCAATTCGCATTGTTGGAATTTGACCAGTTCTTATAATTGACCGAATAATATTCTTTGCCCAGTGTATTGGTGGGATACAAGATAGTGGCGCCGGATACACTCTGGTTGTAGTTATGCGCATAAGCTACCATTGGTTTATCGCTTGTAACATGTATGCCGTTATTAGAAATACCCTCAGTGAGTAGTCGTGCATCCTGAGCCGGAGCCTTTGGGATTGGTGCTGAGGGCGTAACATTGTTACCTGCTCCTGTTGTGAGGCTTTGTGTATACCCAAGAGCAGGAATAGAGATTGTAATATTTGTGACCTGGTCTGTAGCAAAGTACAAAACCATATCCTGACACCCCCCCGGTATCGGAGTTCCGGTTTGAGGGCAATTCCCTGTATTTGTCATTTGCTGGTGATAACCATAGCCAAGCCAAAAATCTTTTCCCTTATTACTAAAGTCCTGAGCCGAGGCATAAAAAGCAAAAATTATGGGTAAAGAGAGAAGTACAATTTTTCTCATGTTGTTTGGTATAAAATGAGTTATAATAAAAATCTGACCCGTTTACGGGATGCTTACCTGGGGGGAAATGTTGCCTACGTAGGATATTAGAAATTAACAGGTTTTACACAGGGAGGATTGTCAAATATAAGCAAAAACTACATAAATAAAAACAAATCAATCCTAAAATTGGGGTTTATTTTAAGTTTTTATGGATAAGCTAATAGCCTAAAAGTCTGTACTTAAGGATGTATTTCTAAAAGCCTGTCACATCCTTAATTTTGGGAATTTAGTCTCTCTCCATTTCATTTATGCCCTCGTCTCATTTACAGTTTCGGGGATGATAATAGAAGATAATATTTGTATACATTAAAAAATATCGTTACTTTAATATTTTAAGAAATTTTTTATACTCCAAATAAAACAGTTATGAAAAAAGTCACTTTGATTTTTATGACCCTGATTTTCTTTCAACTTTCCTATCCACAAAATTTAAAACGAATGACTGCTTCAGTTGGTACAACCAATGGAGCAGGACTGTGGACGGTTGATGTTGAGCAAATACCTGATGAAAATGCAAGAGTAATTGCCTACAACTATGTCTACTATTCTACGGATTCTGTAAAAGTATCCCTTGTAAAATTTGATCAAAATGGTAATATCCTTTTTAATAAAAGTTTTTCATTGCCATCTGCAAGTATATATTGCCAGCAAATTTTGTATTACAATAACGAAATAAATGTATTGTTTTGTGTCAGGGATAATCCAACTACACCTTTAATCTATAAAACTGTAGTCGCGAAAATAAACAAGACCACAGGAAATCTCATTTCAGCAGAATTATACGCCGGTTTTTTTGATAATTCTGTTAATCATACCCTTGCACTGCATTTGAAGTAAGTGCCAGTTCTGTTGGAATTATTGGCTATGGTTATACTAATGATAATGGGCTAAATGTTCAAGGGAAAGCATATTTTATTTTTAAAAATACACAAGCATCAGGTTTTTATAAAGCATGGCAGCTGCACAAGCCCATTAAGCCTACTTCCATTTTTTATCCAACAAACATAGGCATTTGCCATTCGTTATATGATCCGAATAATGGATCGCCGATTAATAACATAGATTTTGATTTTACAGGTATTTACGAAGAATTGGATGACAATAGCTCACGAAAAGGATATTACAATTATCACCAGCAAACAAATTCATCTACATCAGATTCAAGAATGGCATTTAAAGTTGATAATACTTCTCCTTTAAATGTACATATAGGTTATTGGGATGGAATTCTCTATTGTTGGGGTCAAAACTTTAATAATTACCCTACTGTAGGATTTGGAGATCTTTTTTATGGAAGATTTGCATGGAATAGCACATCTACATTTAAAACTTACCACAATCCATACTTTGAGTTTTTAACCTCTACAAAAGGAACCTATTGGAGCAATCCTGGAGACAATTTTTTCCCCTTTTGTGGCGGATATGAACCAGCAGATCCCAATCAGGCTGGCTATGTAAACGGAAAGCTAGGATATAATACTAACCCGGAAGAAATGATTGAGAACTCAAAATACCATTTAAATGTTGATTATTTCCAACCCAATTATCATGTTGGAATTGATAAATATACTTCTTCTGGCAAAATTTCAGGGATAGCCAATAGAGTGGGAAATACTGCTGACAAGTTCTACTATTTTTATGAAAATGATGAAATTTGTAGCGACCCGATTTTATTTGATGAGGATGATAAAGTGTTTGAAAGCAATGTTGATAATTCTTTCCGTGTTTCCGAAATGCCTCTTACTATAACTTCTTTTTCAATTGAAGTATCTAATGGTCCAACTCTTTCTGCAGAAGATATTTGTTTTGACACATATTTAATTAAAAACGGTGTAGCTCAGAATCATTATTCAGATCTAAGTTATTTACGACCTGAATTACCTATTAACATAAATTCATGGGAAAATAATGATTACCAAGATAAATTAATATCAGTGATTACTAAGCCACAAAGCATCGTTTTACCCCAAAGTAAACTATATCCAAACCCCACTTCTGATAAAATTCTTTTAGAATCTGGAAAAGAAATGATAAATATGTTTCAAATCATTGATTCAAAGGGGAAAATCATTGTAGCTAAAAGCAATATAAATAAAACCTCGATAAGCATCGATATGAGAAATTTTAGCAAAGGCATCTACTTTGTAAGATATTCTATTAGTGGTGCTATTAAATCAGAGAAAATAATATACCAATAATTTTTTTCTTGACGAGTTTTTCTTATGGATGACTCCATCCTTTTATGGGCCATAATATGCAATTAGTAAGTACTGGTTTTGTTTAACTGATCAATAATTGACAGGGTATTAAGACTTATTTAGGTATAAAAACAAAAAAGCCGCATAGAAATGCGGCCTTTGTTAAGAATCTTTCGATTCTGTAACCCCCAAAGAAAACTTCGTAAACCAAGCACTAATGTTTATCTGCCGGGGGCAGGCTTTAAACGTGGTTCAGGGCTTTATTATTTTGTTGCGGTTAAAAATTCGGTGTTTATTTCTTTTTCACTCCTGTCAACCGGGATCAACCGGTAACCCAGGTTCGACTCTCCCCTTTTTCTCATCTTGGCCTTGTACTGGTACCGGTTTGCACCCTGGCGGGGATCAGGACCCAATACGAGGGCAATGGTCTTATACCGGCTCCCATCCTCACTGCGCTGTACCTGCCAGTAATTTGCTTCCACCAGTCCATCGGTCTGCCAGTCAATAATAAGTTGTTCGTTCTTTTCATATACGCTGAAATTGGTAATGGTTATTTTTGAATTGGCTGCTGCAGGCTGGGCCTGTGTTTTACCAAACACCAGGGCAGTGATCATAAGCAGGCAGGTTATTCTTTTTATCGTTTTCATTGTGTAACATTTTATACTTTTCAAATGCCATAGGATAAATGCTTTACAACGAATAGTGGATCTTTAAAAATGGAAGCTGACAGTTGAACACCACCAGCTTCCGGAAAACTGGTTTAGGGTACGGGGTACTTAGTTCCTGATAACACGCTGGTTATCGATCACGGTACCATTCATGACCAGCTGGGCAATGTACATTCCCGCAGCCAGTCCATTAAGGCCATCAACCTGTATGTTGTTGTAGCCCTTACTTATTGCAGATTGTTTGGATAACAAAGTTTGACCCTGGTTGTTGATGATGCGGATCTGTGCGGTGCCGGATCCCGTTGCATTGAAACGGACATTCAGATTCGCAACGAATGGGTTGGGAGATACCTGCATGGTTACCCCGGCCTTTGCCTGCAGTTTCACCGCCAGCACTTTGCTGTAGGTTGCTTTCCCGTCCAGGTCTATCTGTTTCAGGCGGTAATAGGCCACCGGTTTCCCATCCAGGTCCGATGTAAGATCCTTGAACTGGTAGCTCTTACCGGTTCCGTTCACCGGGAATCCATCCAGCGCCAGCCCGATCGTTTTGTACGTATTCATGTCCAATGACCGCTCCACTTCAAAATGGCTGTTGTTGACCTCATTGGCAGTGATCCACTTAAGTAAAACGGATTTATCGTTCACCACTGCATCAAAAGAAAGGTAGTTTACCGGCAAGGTTCCGCCGTTTGGCATGGTAATATTTGCAAAATAACCACAGGAATACCTGTTCTTAAAATCATGGGTGGCGTCAACCCTTGTACCGATCCTTACTTCATTGACCTTATCCTTATTGATAAACCTGAAATTAATATTGGTATTATACGCACTTGTATCCAGGCCCGCGTAATCCGGCAAAGCCCCGGTGGCCTGTGTAAATCCGCCACCGCCGGTCTGGGATATGGTAAGGGAAGTATTACCGGAAACAGTATAACTGTCAAAGTCCTTTGTTGCCACAAATTCCCGGATATGTTCCCCATCACCGTCAATATCGATGAACGATAACTGGAAGCAGGGATATTGATGTGCTTTATTATCAATGGAATCTTTGAATTCGATCTTAAAACTTATATATGCATCTGCAGCTACCTGGGTGGAAGGCGTTTTTACCACCGGCTGCCATGCTGCACTATAGCCATAGGTAAGGTCATCCACGCTGGTAAGTGTGGAACCGCTGACCTTGGCAATAAGCGTTACAAAGGCATTCACGCCCGGTGTTACAGATGGAAATTTATATACGGCATTTACCTGTCCTGCTGTCCCACTGACCAAACTTACGTTCTTCCATGACATTGCCGGAGCCGTGCATTGAGCTTTTGCTGAATTATAGTTTGAGATACAGAGTACAATAGACAATACTGTACAGGCTAGTGTAGAAATCCGTTTCATTTTCTTGTGTTTGAGGTTTCAGAAGTGGTTCTGACAGGATCTTTGACGTAGGGACGAGGCCCGGACCAAAATTGGATGGTCTTACAGAGGAGTGACTGGAGTTTTGGTTTTGAAACCAGGACAACCGAGGTAATGGCCGTTTCTGATTTCACTGCAAACATACAGCGATTTTCGGAAAACGCAAATATTTCTGACCGTAATTTTACCATCATTGTGGTAAAAACCCGCAGACAAGTGGTTTTATTGGATACTGTTCAACTGGTTTAGCATAATCATCAATATACTTTCTAACATTATAGCAAATAATTTAGATATTTTTTTTTTACAAAAGCTATTCGCATGCATAAATATGAATGAATGAACCATTTTACCGAATTGTATATAGTGTGCCAATTGGTTCATACTTAATCCGGGCTCACTTATACTTGATAAGCCAATATGGCATCATTTAAAATATGCCTGGCTCGAAATTCAAAATTCCAAACTTTATTATACTAACCTGGTTTGATGGCGCCGGGCCAAACTACAATCCAGAACTTAAGAAATGACTTTTCAAAATTTCATGGTATCTGGTTTTAAGCTAACATTACAAAATATAGAATTTTAAATTACCGTTGAATCTCATAATTTAATGATATTCTACTTTTAAGATAAAATTAAAGCAATATCTACAAATTAAATCTTCATTATCACCAAAATGGCATATTTATCAATTTAATTTCCAAAATAAATAATATTTTAAATACAAGTTAATAGCCATAAAATATTGTTTTACTATTAATTAATATCATTTTATAAATACTAATTTAAGTAGCCGAACTTCGAGAGCTAATTTTTATCGATCTGAATTATATTGCTAATTAATTTACGTGGACAATTCATATCATATGCTGAAGCAGTTTTGTCCGTTCAAAGATCTTACCCTAATTTCATGAAAATTTTGCTGATGAAATGCAGGTCCCTGCCCTACCCGATGCTTATTGTATTTATGATCTTTTTTGCGCCATCATGTCAGGCTCCAAAAGAATTGCTGTACAGGGATTTCAAGAACCTGCAGGTGGAAAAACTGGGTTTTGGATCCTCTACCCTTAAAATGGATGTAATCTATTACAACCCAAATAATTTTGGATTGCAACTAAAATATACCGACCTGGACATTTTCATAGACAGCAATTACCTGGGACATAGCTCACAGGATTACCAGATAACCATACCCCGGTTATCTGTATTTACATTGCCCCTCCAGATCGACCTGGATATGCAAAACCTGCTTAAAAATGCCCTGCCTGCTTTTTTGGGAAAGGAAGTACTTGTGAAAATTACCGGGAAAGTAAAGTTGGGGAAGGCCAATGTATACAAAACATTCCCAGTAAGCTATGAGGCCAAAAAACGGTTTACCATTTATTAAAAACCGGGAATTCCCGGAGCTTACAGTGCCAGGTCTATTGCTTTGTAGCGGGAGTTGGTGGAGCGTTTAAGATGGCCCTGTGCAGCCTGCAATCCTTCGGAAGCCTTTTGACGGCCGATTCTTCTGCCTCGATATCATCTGCTTCAAAACCCTGGTTGGCGATCGCTACCTTGATATTCTCAAGGGTGGTACGGTCATTAAGCCAGGTTACGGTGGTGGTTTTCTGTTTAATATTTACCTTAACCGAAGTGACGCCATATTCCCTGCCTATGAAGAATTCTACCCGGTCCTTACACACATCACATTGTACGGTGGGGGTTTTGATAACGGCCTTTCCCGAAACCTTTTGCTGTTGGGCAAACCCCGCAGAAACGGTGAAAAACAGGGCAACCAGGCTTTGTGTAATTGTCTTCATACTGCAGAATTTTTCTAAAATTAAGGATTCTGCATCCAATTTGACGGGTCAGATCTCCAGTTTAACAGGGTGTTTTGAGCATCAGGACTTACAATTCCCTTTTCTAAGGCCAGGGCAATAAGGGTCTGGTAATCCGTAAGGGAATGATAAGGGATCCCGGCAGCTTTAAATGCGTTTTCGGCTACCGGGAATCCGTAAGTAAAGATCGAAACCATCCCTATAACATCGGCCCCAACAGCTTTAAGCACATCGCAAACCTGCAAACTGCTCTTACCGGTGGAGATCAGGTCCTCGATAACCAGAACCTTCTGCCCTTTTTCCAAAACCCCCTCGATCTGGTTGCCCATACCATGCTCTTTGGGCTTGGGACGAACATAGATATAGGGCAGTTTAAGCTGGTCGGATGCCATAGCCCCCCAGGCAATACCCGCTGTTGCCACCCCTGCCAGGACCTCTGAATCGGGGAATCTTTCAAAGATCACACTGCACATCTCACTTTTAATGAAATCCCGCACGTAGGGAAAGGACAATACTTTACGGTTATCACAATAAATGGGGCTTTTCCAACCGCTGGCCCAGGTAAAGGGTTGTTGCGGACTCAATTTAATTGCATTAATTTGTAACAGCTTTTCAGCCACGGCTTTTTCATTTGTCATGGCACAAATTTGACCATTGCCGGTTGAAAACTGAAATTTATTTATGTACATCAAGATCTACTTCGGTGATAAACCGGTTATCCTTTGCGATGAGATAGACAAGGAACTCAATGAGATCCTGCATCACCCCGATGCGGTCTTTGTGGATGAGATATCGGGCCGGGCCCTGAAATCAATGCTGCATGAAATAAAAAAAGAAGAATTTCATGCAGGCGTCATCTGGCACCCCCAACTGGAAGCGTTGAAAAAAGCCTTCTTCAAAAATTTCACTGTTATTGAAGCCGCCGGGGGGATCGTTCAAAACGATAAAAAGGAACTGCTTTTTATCCTGCGCCTCGGTAAATGGGACCTGCCCAAGGGAAAAATGGAAAAAAAAGAGAAGCCGGAGGATTGCGCCTTGCGGGAAGTAACAGAAGAGACCGGTGTAAAAGATTTAACCCTTCGGAAAAAAGTGGGAGAAACCTACCACGTGTATGATGAATTTGGAAAACATTTCTTAAAGATATCTCACTGGTTCTACATCACCTGCTCATCCAACCAGCAATTGACCCCGCAAACAGAAGAGCATATCACGGAAATAAAATGGGTAACAACAAGGGACATCAAAGAGCCGATAAAAAACACGTACCCTTCCATTAAAGATATATTGGGTAAATTTTTTGATACGCCGTGAACGGATGCAGGATACCGGATACCGGATGCGGGAAACCGGATGCTAGGCAGCAGGCTTTTTAAGGATGGCTACGGTGAGGCGGCTGATGCAAACCAGTTTTCCCCGCTCATCATGGATTTTTATATCCCACACATGCGTGGATGCCCCGATATGCAGGGGTGTACAGGTAGCCGTTACATATCCCTTTCTTGCACTGCGCACATGGTTGGCATTGATATCCAGTCCAACACAAATGAATTTATCCGTATCGATCACAAAACTCGATGCCACACTTCCTACCGTTTCAGCCAGTGCACAACTGGCGCCCCCGTGCAATAATCCGTACGGTTGCCGGGTCCGGTCATCTACCGGCATTTTCATCCTGATAAAATCATCACCAATATCCACCCATTCCATACCCAGGTATTCAGCCATGGTATTCGGCCCAAGCGGAGCCAGGTCCGGCAGGGTGAGATCTTTATTGAACCAGATAGACATAATGAAAATTACCGTTGGTTATTTCTTTTTTACAATGGACCGCCGGACCACTTCCGGCAGGAACTGGGATACATCCCCCCCATTGCGAAGCACATCTCTTACCAGGGTGGAGGCTATTGAAGTAAATTGCGGTAAACAGGTCAGAAATACCGTTTCAATATCGGTGTCAATACTCCTGTTCATGTCTGCGATGGCCTTCTCGTATTCGAAATCGTTTACGTAACGTATGCCCCGTAAGATAAATTTTGCACCCACTTTTTTGCAGCAGTCAACCGTCAGTCCATCATAAGCCAATGCCTCTATCTTCGGGTTGTTCTTATAAATTTCCCGTACCCATTTTAAACGTTGCCTTTCGCTGAACATTGGTTTTTTATTACTGTTGCGGCCAAGACCGATCACCAGTTTATCAAACAATGGCAGGGCCCTGTCAATGATATCGGTATGACCCAGTGTTAGCGGATCGAATGTTCCGGGGAATAAACAGATTCTTGG from Chitinophagaceae bacterium encodes the following:
- a CDS encoding T9SS type A sorting domain-containing protein — translated: MAFKVDNTSPLNVHIGYWDGILYCWGQNFNNYPTVGFGDLFYGRFAWNSTSTFKTYHNPYFEFLTSTKGTYWSNPGDNFFPFCGGYEPADPNQAGYVNGKLGYNTNPEEMIENSKYHLNVDYFQPNYHVGIDKYTSSGKISGIANRVGNTADKFYYFYENDEICSDPILFDEDDKVFESNVDNSFRVSEMPLTITSFSIEVSNGPTLSAEDICFDTYLIKNGVAQNHYSDLSYLRPELPININSWENNDYQDKLISVITKPQSIVLPQSKLYPNPTSDKILLESGKEMINMFQIIDSKGKIIVAKSNINKTSISIDMRNFSKGIYFVRYSISGAIKSEKIIYQ
- a CDS encoding T9SS type A sorting domain-containing protein, with product MKRISTLACTVLSIVLCISNYNSAKAQCTAPAMSWKNVSLVSGTAGQVNAVYKFPSVTPGVNAFVTLIAKVSGSTLTSVDDLTYGYSAAWQPVVKTPSTQVAADAYISFKIEFKDSIDNKAHQYPCFQLSFIDIDGDGEHIREFVATKDFDSYTVSGNTSLTISQTGGGGFTQATGALPDYAGLDTSAYNTNINFRFINKDKVNEVRIGTRVDATHDFKNRYSCGYFANITMPNGGTLPVNYLSFDAVVNDKSVLLKWITANEVNNSHFEVERSLDMNTYKTIGLALDGFPVNGTGKSYQFKDLTSDLDGKPVAYYRLKQIDLDGKATYSKVLAVKLQAKAGVTMQVSPNPFVANLNVRFNATGSGTAQIRIINNQGQTLLSKQSAISKGYNNIQVDGLNGLAAGMYIAQLVMNGTVIDNQRVIRN
- a CDS encoding LEA type 2 family protein, which produces MKCRSLPYPMLIVFMIFFAPSCQAPKELLYRDFKNLQVEKLGFGSSTLKMDVIYYNPNNFGLQLKYTDLDIFIDSNYLGHSSQDYQITIPRLSVFTLPLQIDLDMQNLLKNALPAFLGKEVLVKITGKVKLGKANVYKTFPVSYEAKKRFTIY
- a CDS encoding copper chaperone; this translates as MKTITQSLVALFFTVSAGFAQQQKVSGKAVIKTPTVQCDVCKDRVEFFIGREYGVTSVKVNIKQKTTTVTWLNDRTTLENIKVAIANQGFEADDIEAEESAVKRLPKDCRLHRAILNAPPTPATKQ
- a CDS encoding orotate phosphoribosyltransferase, encoding MTNEKAVAEKLLQINAIKLSPQQPFTWASGWKSPIYCDNRKVLSFPYVRDFIKSEMCSVIFERFPDSEVLAGVATAGIAWGAMASDQLKLPYIYVRPKPKEHGMGNQIEGVLEKGQKVLVIEDLISTGKSSLQVCDVLKAVGADVIGMVSIFTYGFPVAENAFKAAGIPYHSLTDYQTLIALALEKGIVSPDAQNTLLNWRSDPSNWMQNP
- a CDS encoding NUDIX domain-containing protein; translation: MYIKIYFGDKPVILCDEIDKELNEILHHPDAVFVDEISGRALKSMLHEIKKEEFHAGVIWHPQLEALKKAFFKNFTVIEAAGGIVQNDKKELLFILRLGKWDLPKGKMEKKEKPEDCALREVTEETGVKDLTLRKKVGETYHVYDEFGKHFLKISHWFYITCSSNQQLTPQTEEHITEIKWVTTRDIKEPIKNTYPSIKDILGKFFDTP
- a CDS encoding hotdog fold thioesterase, with translation MSIWFNKDLTLPDLAPLGPNTMAEYLGMEWVDIGDDFIRMKMPVDDRTRQPYGLLHGGASCALAETVGSVASSFVIDTDKFICVGLDINANHVRSARKGYVTATCTPLHIGASTHVWDIKIHDERGKLVCISRLTVAILKKPAA
- the coaD gene encoding pantetheine-phosphate adenylyltransferase; this translates as MPRICLFPGTFDPLTLGHTDIIDRALPLFDKLVIGLGRNSNKKPMFSERQRLKWVREIYKNNPKIEALAYDGLTVDCCKKVGAKFILRGIRYVNDFEYEKAIADMNRSIDTDIETVFLTCLPQFTSIASTLVRDVLRNGGDVSQFLPEVVRRSIVKKK